In one Rutidosis leptorrhynchoides isolate AG116_Rl617_1_P2 chromosome 8, CSIRO_AGI_Rlap_v1, whole genome shotgun sequence genomic region, the following are encoded:
- the LOC139862981 gene encoding probable prolyl 4-hydroxylase 7 isoform X2, translating to MFLNKPQDKVVAGVESRISAWTFLPIENVESMQILHYENGQKNEPHWDYFHDKANQAFGGHRVATVLMYLPNVQKGGEMVFPESEVLRAVVITPVSYLQRIMLSYTHRLHTTYSL from the exons ATGTTTCTTAACAAACCTCAG GATAAAGTAGTTGCGGGTGTTGAATCAAGGATTTCTGCGTGGACGTTTCTTCCAATTGAAAATGTAGAGTCAATGCAAATATTACATTATGAAAATGGTCAAAAGAACGAGCCACATTGGGATTACTTTCATGACAAGGCAAATCAAGCATTTGGTGGTCACAGGGTTGCAACCGTACTTATGTATCTGCCTAATGTACAAAAAGGTGGAGAGATGGTGTTTCCTGAATCCGAG GTATTGAGAGCAGTTGTAATAACTCCTGTGAGTTACCTTCAGAGAATAATG TTATCTTATACTCATCGATTGCACACAACGTACTCATTGTAA
- the LOC139862981 gene encoding probable prolyl 4-hydroxylase 7 isoform X1 — translation MFLNKPQDKVVAGVESRISAWTFLPIENVESMQILHYENGQKNEPHWDYFHDKANQAFGGHRVATVLMYLPNVQKGGEMVFPESEVLRAVVITPVSYLQRIMVCFVYYVLYVSNFFC, via the exons ATGTTTCTTAACAAACCTCAG GATAAAGTAGTTGCGGGTGTTGAATCAAGGATTTCTGCGTGGACGTTTCTTCCAATTGAAAATGTAGAGTCAATGCAAATATTACATTATGAAAATGGTCAAAAGAACGAGCCACATTGGGATTACTTTCATGACAAGGCAAATCAAGCATTTGGTGGTCACAGGGTTGCAACCGTACTTATGTATCTGCCTAATGTACAAAAAGGTGGAGAGATGGTGTTTCCTGAATCCGAG GTATTGAGAGCAGTTGTAATAACTCCTGTGAGTTACCTTCAGAGAATAATGGTATGCTTTGTATATTATGTTTTGTATGTTAGTAATTTTTTTTGTTAA
- the LOC139862981 gene encoding probable prolyl 4-hydroxylase 7 isoform X3: MFLNKPQDKVVAGVESRISAWTFLPIENVESMQILHYENGQKNEPHWDYFHDKANQAFGGHRVATVLMYLPNVQKGGEMVFPESELSYTHRLHTTYSL, from the exons ATGTTTCTTAACAAACCTCAG GATAAAGTAGTTGCGGGTGTTGAATCAAGGATTTCTGCGTGGACGTTTCTTCCAATTGAAAATGTAGAGTCAATGCAAATATTACATTATGAAAATGGTCAAAAGAACGAGCCACATTGGGATTACTTTCATGACAAGGCAAATCAAGCATTTGGTGGTCACAGGGTTGCAACCGTACTTATGTATCTGCCTAATGTACAAAAAGGTGGAGAGATGGTGTTTCCTGAATCCGAG TTATCTTATACTCATCGATTGCACACAACGTACTCATTGTAA